From Homalodisca vitripennis isolate AUS2020 chromosome 1, UT_GWSS_2.1, whole genome shotgun sequence, the proteins below share one genomic window:
- the LOC124355099 gene encoding uncharacterized protein LOC124355099 isoform X1, giving the protein MRGLIIFILIVCLSCGVDTSQNWKDKFAKMIEDGRTLNGNKTTGSNKFRGDFATPNKTHILNGSSSVGMEHLELHFNITNVFEDNSDNRPFLTHHYVEYEGEELGEFENSNITDNVAASINVGIEEDTPGKNILKKKSYSKKASDKALNAPVYLVFA; this is encoded by the exons ATGAGAGGtctaataatattcatattgatTGTCTGCTTGAGCTGTGGAGTTGACACCAGCCAGAACTGGAAGGATAA ATTTGCAAAAATGATTGAAGACGGGAGAACTCTGAACGGAAATAAAACAACTGGATCAAATAAATTTCGAGGTGATTTTGCTACCCCTAATAAAACCCACATATTAAATGGCTCAAGCAGTGTGGGAATGGAGCACCTAGAGTTACACTTTAACATAACAAATGTGTTTGAAGACAACTCTGACAATCGTCCCTTCTTGACTCACCACTATGTGGAGTATGAGGGAGAGGAGTTGGGGGaatttgaaaattcaaatatCACTGACAATGTGGCAGCTTCTATTAATGTGGGAATTGAGGAGGACACTcctggaaaaaatatattaaaaaaaaagtcatATAGTAAGAAAGCCAGTGATAAAGCCCTTAACGCTCCTGTTTATTTAGTATTTGCATAA
- the LOC124355099 gene encoding uncharacterized protein LOC124355099 isoform X2, whose product MIEDGRTLNGNKTTGSNKFRGDFATPNKTHILNGSSSVGMEHLELHFNITNVFEDNSDNRPFLTHHYVEYEGEELGEFENSNITDNVAASINVGIEEDTPGKNILKKKSYSKKASDKALNAPVYLVFA is encoded by the coding sequence ATGATTGAAGACGGGAGAACTCTGAACGGAAATAAAACAACTGGATCAAATAAATTTCGAGGTGATTTTGCTACCCCTAATAAAACCCACATATTAAATGGCTCAAGCAGTGTGGGAATGGAGCACCTAGAGTTACACTTTAACATAACAAATGTGTTTGAAGACAACTCTGACAATCGTCCCTTCTTGACTCACCACTATGTGGAGTATGAGGGAGAGGAGTTGGGGGaatttgaaaattcaaatatCACTGACAATGTGGCAGCTTCTATTAATGTGGGAATTGAGGAGGACACTcctggaaaaaatatattaaaaaaaaagtcatATAGTAAGAAAGCCAGTGATAAAGCCCTTAACGCTCCTGTTTATTTAGTATTTGCATAA
- the LOC124372267 gene encoding leucine zipper putative tumor suppressor 2 homolog isoform X1 yields MWDMARADSGNETLFSEESSPEIPPSADTPPRITGALTKGKIVIRPVAFKPVTTSSARFTNHGERYGSTPILTRPGSHLTLYGSSNDLRHHHTSNSNFSLDRKLMSPSPLALSSLPLPTGCGRLVGYESLESVHKSKPRSSRLVGYDSLESVHKPSNTRSEHLTRMLASEGSGSLADLTPSPCESGVMAELEAALRERDSEVAYLRQTMEHNEQVIFRVYQEKERAWEREMRRTKTLHENRLRAAAQKSHKLEQMLMMQTYQLQQDKKRLREDLDRSERESSELRQEIDLLRSRLEETEWGLCQKSGELALLKSQLKETQGEQATKGHEVISLKNEVRELRLEVDQKNKEISALRIGADNRKQQKAEIDELNIQINELKSKLELIPKSMAAKDTQAPLSDTEALQEEVSRLTEKLRQEHLEWERERVQWAQEKEKVLSYQRQLQLNYVQMYRRTRTLEGQIQGLTLEMDVESKNRTKVTSLNAIQL; encoded by the exons GGGAAGATAGTGATCCGGCCAGTGGCATTCAAGCCAGTGACAACTTCTAGTGCCCGCTTCACTAACCATGGCGAGCGGTACGGCTCTACCCCTATTCTCACCAGGCCTGGCAGCCATCTCACTCTGTATGGCA GTAGCAATGACTTGCGACACCATCACACGAGCAATTCCAACTTCTCACTGGACCGGAAGCTGATGTCGCCCTCACCTTTGGCACTCTCCTCCCTCCCTCTGCCAACTGGCTGTGGCCGTCTGGTCGGCTATGAGAGCCTTGAGTCTGTACACAAGAGCAAGCCCAGGTCCAGCCGACTTGTTGGCTATGATAGCCTTGAGAGTGTCCATAAACCTTCCAATACTCGTAGTGAACACCTCACCAG GATGCTAGCGTCTGAGGGGTCCGGGAGTCTGGCAGACCTGACGCCATCCCCGTGTGAGTCTGGAGTCATGGCGGAGCTGGAGGCAGCTCTAAGAGAGCGAGACTCTGAGGTAGCCTACCTACGCCAGACTATGGAGCACAATGAACAGGTCATCTTTCGTGTGTATCAGGAGAAGGAGAGAGCCTGGGAGCGGGAGATGAGACGTACCAAGACACTTCACGAGAACCGACTGCGAGCTGCCGCTCAGAAATCTCACAAATTGGAGCAGATGCTAATGATGCAAACTTATCAG CTCCAACAAGACAAGAAAAGACTGAGAGAGGATTTGGACAGGTCTGAGCGCGAGAGCAGTGAACTGCGGCAGGAGATAGACCTACTGCGGAGCCGATTGGAGGAGACGGAGTGGGGGCTGTGCCAAAAATCGGGGGAACTTGCCCTGCTCAAGTCTCAACTAAAAGAAACTCAG ggaGAGCAGGCAACAAAAGGACATGaagttatatcattaaaaaatgaagtGAGAGAGTTAAGACTAGAAGTAGATCAGAAAAATAAGGAAATTTCTGCTCTTCGAATAGGAGCAGACAATCGAAAACAACAAAAAGCTGAAATTGATGAGCTAAATATACAAATCAACGAACTAAAATCAAAACTAGAACTG ATCCCAAAATCAATGGCAGCCAAAGACACACAGGCCCCATTGTCCGATACAGAGGCACTGCAGGAGGAAGTCTCTCGACTGACTGAGAAGCTGCGGCAGGAGCACTTAGAATGGGAGAGGGAACGAGTACAATGGGCACAGGAGAAGGAAAAGGTGCTCAGTTACCAACGTCAACTCCAGCTCAACTATGTGCAGATGTATCGACGCACTCGTACTCTGGAGGGTCAGATACAGGGCCTCACCCTAGAGATGGACGTTGAGTCGAAGAACCGCACAAAAGTGACCTCGTTGAACGCCATCCAGTTATAA
- the LOC124372267 gene encoding leucine zipper putative tumor suppressor 2 homolog isoform X2, protein MTIKLMKFLQKRLDQGKIVIRPVAFKPVTTSSARFTNHGERYGSTPILTRPGSHLTLYGSSNDLRHHHTSNSNFSLDRKLMSPSPLALSSLPLPTGCGRLVGYESLESVHKSKPRSSRLVGYDSLESVHKPSNTRSEHLTRMLASEGSGSLADLTPSPCESGVMAELEAALRERDSEVAYLRQTMEHNEQVIFRVYQEKERAWEREMRRTKTLHENRLRAAAQKSHKLEQMLMMQTYQLQQDKKRLREDLDRSERESSELRQEIDLLRSRLEETEWGLCQKSGELALLKSQLKETQGEQATKGHEVISLKNEVRELRLEVDQKNKEISALRIGADNRKQQKAEIDELNIQINELKSKLELIPKSMAAKDTQAPLSDTEALQEEVSRLTEKLRQEHLEWERERVQWAQEKEKVLSYQRQLQLNYVQMYRRTRTLEGQIQGLTLEMDVESKNRTKVTSLNAIQL, encoded by the exons ATGACTATAAAACTGATGAAGTTTCTTCAGAAACGGCTTGATCAG GGGAAGATAGTGATCCGGCCAGTGGCATTCAAGCCAGTGACAACTTCTAGTGCCCGCTTCACTAACCATGGCGAGCGGTACGGCTCTACCCCTATTCTCACCAGGCCTGGCAGCCATCTCACTCTGTATGGCA GTAGCAATGACTTGCGACACCATCACACGAGCAATTCCAACTTCTCACTGGACCGGAAGCTGATGTCGCCCTCACCTTTGGCACTCTCCTCCCTCCCTCTGCCAACTGGCTGTGGCCGTCTGGTCGGCTATGAGAGCCTTGAGTCTGTACACAAGAGCAAGCCCAGGTCCAGCCGACTTGTTGGCTATGATAGCCTTGAGAGTGTCCATAAACCTTCCAATACTCGTAGTGAACACCTCACCAG GATGCTAGCGTCTGAGGGGTCCGGGAGTCTGGCAGACCTGACGCCATCCCCGTGTGAGTCTGGAGTCATGGCGGAGCTGGAGGCAGCTCTAAGAGAGCGAGACTCTGAGGTAGCCTACCTACGCCAGACTATGGAGCACAATGAACAGGTCATCTTTCGTGTGTATCAGGAGAAGGAGAGAGCCTGGGAGCGGGAGATGAGACGTACCAAGACACTTCACGAGAACCGACTGCGAGCTGCCGCTCAGAAATCTCACAAATTGGAGCAGATGCTAATGATGCAAACTTATCAG CTCCAACAAGACAAGAAAAGACTGAGAGAGGATTTGGACAGGTCTGAGCGCGAGAGCAGTGAACTGCGGCAGGAGATAGACCTACTGCGGAGCCGATTGGAGGAGACGGAGTGGGGGCTGTGCCAAAAATCGGGGGAACTTGCCCTGCTCAAGTCTCAACTAAAAGAAACTCAG ggaGAGCAGGCAACAAAAGGACATGaagttatatcattaaaaaatgaagtGAGAGAGTTAAGACTAGAAGTAGATCAGAAAAATAAGGAAATTTCTGCTCTTCGAATAGGAGCAGACAATCGAAAACAACAAAAAGCTGAAATTGATGAGCTAAATATACAAATCAACGAACTAAAATCAAAACTAGAACTG ATCCCAAAATCAATGGCAGCCAAAGACACACAGGCCCCATTGTCCGATACAGAGGCACTGCAGGAGGAAGTCTCTCGACTGACTGAGAAGCTGCGGCAGGAGCACTTAGAATGGGAGAGGGAACGAGTACAATGGGCACAGGAGAAGGAAAAGGTGCTCAGTTACCAACGTCAACTCCAGCTCAACTATGTGCAGATGTATCGACGCACTCGTACTCTGGAGGGTCAGATACAGGGCCTCACCCTAGAGATGGACGTTGAGTCGAAGAACCGCACAAAAGTGACCTCGTTGAACGCCATCCAGTTATAA